The genomic DNA GAAATTGCATCTGAACGCGACCTCCTTCTCCCCAAGAGGTATCCGCATCGCAGCAGCCTCTAGAGGGGCCCTCCCTGTGTAATACCTCCTCGGATCATAACCCATTATGGAGAGGTTTGCGACATCGCTTCCAGGGGTCATGCCCTCAGGTACTGTCCGGGCGAGGCCGCACCGCCCTATGCGCGCGATGGAATCCATGTTTGGCTTGCGTGCGACCTGCAGGGGTGTCCTCCCGCCCAGTGCTTCCATCGGCCAGTCGGCCATTCCATCTCCGAGAAGCACAACGTACTTCACGATGAATCACTCGCTTCTCTTCGATTCCATCTCAGCGAGGTGTTTGTTCAGGACCTTTGCGAGCGTGTTGAGCTTGCTCCTGCCACATGTCGCGCCTCTTGTAACTCCGGTGACGATGTCCACAACAGTCCCCATTGTGGCCTGCTTGCTCTTCGGTGGCATGACGACCCGCGTCTTCACACCCTCCTTGGCGAAATCCTCGAAGTCAACGGGACACTGTGATACGACGACCGCAGGAATATCCACATACGCGAGGATGTCTCTGGTCTTGTAGATGACATGCGACTTCACGTTGCCGAGATGTATCACAGCTATCTTGTGCCTCTGTATCTGCTCGATCTCCTTAGGGGTCAAACCGAACGTGGGGCCGTAGCCCCTCGACGCCTGCGGAAAAGAGTCCGGAACGCCTGTTCCAGCCTCGAGAACCAGAACGCTCGTCTGTATTCCCTCCCTTCTCAGACCGTAGGTTATCTCACAGACGGGTTTTGTAATATGCCTCCTGCCGGGGGACATCGCAATCGCTATAACATCCGGCCTCGCCGCCTCTGAGAGAGTGCCCCTCTGCGCAAGCCCGCCGCCCTTCGCCAGGCCCATGCTCTCCCTGCAGTCCACGACCTGGGTCTGCCTGCCGATCATGCATCAGACTCTGAGCTCAATGCTGATATAGTCTTTGCTTTGTAGGCGTATCGTGGTCTCCTCTTCGCCATGAAGAGCAAAATTTGGCCCCTGCACCTCTTTGTCACGCTCGGCGGCCGGATGCTATGAACTCGCAGGATGTATTTTTGGCTATCCAGCATTTACATGCCCTTGTATCAAAGAGCTGAACAATGGAATACCGGCTGCACATAAGCCTGCAAAGCGGGCACTCTGTGGATCTCAGCATGCACACAACCGAGCAACTTGACATTCTCTCCTGAAGATTGGAGTTTGCGCCCTGCAACTCTCTATCACAACATTGATCGCCGCTTGGCCTCGAGCCTCTCCTCCCTGAGCCGCTCAGCCCTGTACTCCTCAATGATGCTTCTGAGCCGCTCAGCCCTCTTCTCCGCCTCATACGCCCTTCTCTGCTCCGCCCATCTCTCCTTCGCGGCTTTCAGCATCTCAGGATCAACGAATGATATCCCATCTATCGTCTTTATTGAGAGTTCGTCTGCGCTGAGCACAGGAAGGGACTTCTCCATGAAGTACTCCATCATCCTCTGAGGCATCTCCTTCAAGACGACCACAGCCTCAACCTCAAGATCTGCGATGAGATCTGCTGTGTTCGGGCCGCCGCCCGAGGGATCCTGGAGCAGTATGAGATCTCCCCGTCCTATGGACCACTTGCTTCTCGCGGAGAGGATCGCCTCCTTTGAGAAGACTGGAACTGGCTTCAACTTCCTGTATCCTGCCATCGCCTCTATCCGCTCCGCCTTCCGGATCCTCTTCGCCTCTGATCTGAGTCTCCGCATGCGTTTCCTCTCAGCTCTCAGCAGGTTTCTGAGCCGTTCTATCTCCTTGTCCCTTATCCGGATCTCGTGGTCGCGTTTCATCTCTCTGTATGCTCTGTCCTGCAGCTTCTCCAGCTGTCCCTTCAACTCCGAGATCTCTTTATCTTTTGAGGAGATCTCAGCCCTGAGATCCTCCACATACTCCCTGAGGTTTCTGACCTGCTCTGTCAGAAGCCTCAGCTCCTCAGGCCTCGGCGGTGGGATCTGCGGAGGCTCTTCAGCTGACGCCACAGGCATCTCATCCGACTCCAGAAGCTCAGCCATCGCCTTCTCGATGGAGTAACCCCTCACCACAAGCGCCTTCACCTCGTCCGGATTCACATCCCGCGAGACCTTCTTCTCCACCTGGCTGAACTTGTTTCTGTATTTTTTGAATGCGCTCATCGCTGCTGCAAGCGCATCCCTCTCGTGATCGTTCCTGTAGTCGAAGGGCCTGGCAAGCATGATCTTATCCTCGGCTGCCAGATCTTCACCTGGGGAGTAAAGGACCGCGTTGAATGCCCGCTTTATCTTCTCCACGGCCCCAGGGGCTGGAGAAACATCCGTAGCCACTATCAGAGGCCTCCCACGGGCTGCTATCCACTCGATAACATCCGAGGAGGACATAGTTCTGGCAGAGATGAGATCGACGAGCTCTCCCCTGAGATTGAGGGCTGCAATCCCAGTTGTGGTCCCGGGATCCATGCCAACAATTAGATAGTCCCTGCGCTGCTGCAGGGGAACAAACTGTAAACGCTGCCGCGGGATTGGTGCAACCCGTATCTGGACGTCCCCCCTCGAGCTGGAATGCACCGGTACCCTCTCCCTGGGCGCCTCGACCATGAACTCGCATCTGATATAACCGCCAAGCCCCTCCACAGCCTTCATCGTAAACTCGAGACCGCTCTCTTTGAGACGCTGTTCGATATCCCTGGAGATGAGCTTCACGTTTCCGTGGATCTTCCTGGAGTACCTGTTCTGGCTCCACCCACCCCTTCCGGGAGAGCGCCTCCGGCTCACCTTTATCCAAGTCCTGTTCTCGAAAACGGAGACTGCGCACCCGATGCCCTTTGCGGCAAGGCGTGCACATGCCTCAGCCTCATGCATGGGATTCAATCGATCAAAAGCTATGCCATGCCACCTCGCCACCTTCACAAGCGGCTCCGGATGATCCCCGCCAGTCACCTGGACGATTCTTGTGCCTGGCGGGAACAGCCTCATGAGGGCTGTGAGCTCGTTCCTGTCTGAAGCGAGCTCAAAGATGTTATCCACCGCTATGATATCCGGCTTCTTCTCTCTTATAAATCGGATGAGCTTCTGCCTGCTGACCATCTCATAGCAGTAGCTGCTCTCCCCCTCTATCACAAACAGCGCATAGCTCGGCTGACTCCTGCTCCTTGGGGAGCCGCTGGCGATATCCACACCGAATATCCTATTCTCCATCATCAACCTTTATCTTTCGGATGACCTCTTCTGGTTCCAGATCTATTTTATATCTGCGCTTAAAGTATTTCAGTATGTTGGAGATGTCCCTGTTGAGAAGCTCCTCCGCGCTCTCATGGTCACTCCCGACCGCCTGGGGCCAGTCGATTATGATTATGTCATCCGCCACAATTACGTTGTACTCACTCATGTCTGCGTGTATCACTCCGAGCCTGTATGCCTTGCCGATCTCCTCCAGGATTCTGTTGAGATAGAATGCGGGATCATCGAGATCGGTCTTCGTGAGAAGCACCCCTGGAACCCTCTCCATCACAACCGCATGCCTGCTCCGAGCGATAGGCTTAGGAACGGAGACATGTGGGTAGAGCTTCCTCATCACATCAAACTCAGTTCTGGCCGCAAGAGCTGCAGCATAGATCCATGCAACCTTAGGCCTGTCCCTGAGATAGTCCCTGACCCTTCTCACCCTGGAGAAGCTGGTCCTCCCCTCCCGGTGGAATTTTATAACCAGCGGAATATCATCGAGGGCCTCGTAGACGACAGACTCCTTGCCAACGCCCAGCCTGTCGCCGAGTGACGCCACGAAGCCTCTCCTGACGAGATCGTGAAGCGCGAGAAGATCGTATGCTGCAAACTCGATCTGGTAACCCTCGTATGGAACATTCGTGTGTGCGACGAGCTTTCTGTCTGAGAGCAGCCTGAGGTAATAATCTGCCTTCGAGGCCGGTATGCCGGAGATGGCTGAGATCTCCTCGATGGGCACCCATTCCCGCCGGCGCATTCCGGCCTCGATGGCTCTAAGTAGGGTCACATCCTCAGATCTGAGGCTCAGAAACCGCTCTGCCAGCTGTATCACGATGGTATCTTCGTCTTCTCCGGCTAAATCCCTTTGCCTGTGTATGAGAGCCATCTGCTCTCAAGATCGTCCGAGTTCATCGTCTCTATAACGTAGTCTGCGAACTCCCTGCCTGTTGCCCCTCCAGGCCTGCCGGTCATCACCAGTTTCTTCTCGAACTGACCGCAGATGTCCAGAGCCATCTCGAGCTTCCTCGCCTTGTCAATCATCCCGACATGGCGGAGCAGCATGGTCGAGGCGCGCATGATGCTCGATGGATCCGCGTACTGCGCCCGCCCCTCCTGGACCATCCTAGGTGCTGAGCCGTGGATGGCCTCGAACATGGCGTATCTTTTACCTATATTCGCGCTTCCTGCTGTCCCCACTCCTCCCTGGAACTCAGCTGCCTCATCAGTGAGTATGTCCCCGTAGAGATTCGGGAGAACTATGACCCTGAAATCCCGTCTCCTCTTCGTATCAACGAGCTTTGCAGCCATTATATCAACAAACCAGTCGTCGAAGGTTATCTCAGGGTACTCTTTCGATATCGCCCTCGCGATCTCGAGGAACTTCCCATCTGTTGTCTTCACGACATTCGCCTTCGTCACAACAGATACCCTGTTGATATTGTTCCTCCTCGCATAATCAAATGCGAGCCGTATTATCCGCTCGGAGCCCTGAGTGGTTATGACCTTGAAGTCCACCGCGAGATCGTCGGTTACATTGAATCCCTTGCTTCCCAGGACGTACTCGCCCTCGGTGTTCTCCCTGAAGAAAACCCAGTCTATGCCCTCTGAGGGTATGGAGACAGGCCTCACGTTTGCGAAGAGGTCAAGCTCGCGGCGCATCGCCACGTTTGCGCTCTCCAGGTTGGGCCAGGGGTCGCCTTTCTTCGGGGTTGTGAGCGGCCCCTTGAGTATAACGTGGCACTTCTTCAGGGCATCAAGAGCATCGTCAGGGAGGGCCTTCATCGCCCTTGCCCTCTCCTCTATGCTGAGCCCCTCTATCTTTCGGAACTCAACATCTCCGCGCTCTAGTTCGTCCCTAAGAAGGCTCTGGAGAACCCTTATGGCCTCGCCTGTTATGTAAGGGCCGATTCCATCACCATCGACGTATCCTATGACAAGGGGCTTCAGGCTGCTGTAGTCTATCCAATCGCCGGCAGCCTTCATCTGCTCCACCCTGGCAAGCTGCTCCTCCAGAAGCCTGCCAAAATGCTCCTTCGCCCTCTCAATGGCCTCTTTCTGGTTCATAGCAAAACCGTAATTATGCGATATCAGATCAAGCTTTTCATCACCGACTATGTGCACGAGAGTGAAGCTGTTACAGAGGGATGGCATCGTGGACCGGAGATGTAAGGAGATCTACTTCAGGTCTGCCACCCATGTTCATCTGGGTCCATACCATGAGACCCCAGCCAGCCCAGAAGACCTCTTATAACCGGTGATGAATCTCATTTCATGCGCGTTGGAGTGATCACCAGAGGCAAGTACGGAGAACGGCTCATAGATACGATATTGAGACACACGGACTTCGATGTGGTGCATGCAGCTGTTCCGGAGACGCTCCCTGGCTTCATCGAGGATCCGGATGAGTTTCTCAGGAGCATAGACCTAAATGAGGACGTTTTCAGCTCAGATCTGATTGTCATGTACACACTCCATCCGGATCTGACTCCGGCGATAGCGAGAATTGCAGGGGAGCGTGGGGTGAAGGCGCTTCTAATCCCGGGAGGCATCGGAAGGGCTGGCTCGATAGAGGAGCTGCGCAGCATCTCGGAGAGATACAACGTTTACATAGAGGTGGATGAGATCTGCTGCACCCTCGAGAAGGTCGGGGTGGATGCTGTGGATCAGTTCGCAGAGCATCTAGGAAGGCCGGAGCTGAGGGTCGAGCTGAACAGCGGCAGGATCGGCAGAGTGGATGTGGTTCGCGGATCCCCATGCGGCAGCACATGGCATGTCGCACGCGAGCTCATCGGGAAGAGCGTCGCCGAGGCGCCTTCTCTCGCGGGCCTCGCATGCCAGCA from Methanothrix thermoacetophila PT includes the following:
- a CDS encoding isocitrate/isopropylmalate family dehydrogenase is translated as MNQKEAIERAKEHFGRLLEEQLARVEQMKAAGDWIDYSSLKPLVIGYVDGDGIGPYITGEAIRVLQSLLRDELERGDVEFRKIEGLSIEERARAMKALPDDALDALKKCHVILKGPLTTPKKGDPWPNLESANVAMRRELDLFANVRPVSIPSEGIDWVFFRENTEGEYVLGSKGFNVTDDLAVDFKVITTQGSERIIRLAFDYARRNNINRVSVVTKANVVKTTDGKFLEIARAISKEYPEITFDDWFVDIMAAKLVDTKRRRDFRVIVLPNLYGDILTDEAAEFQGGVGTAGSANIGKRYAMFEAIHGSAPRMVQEGRAQYADPSSIMRASTMLLRHVGMIDKARKLEMALDICGQFEKKLVMTGRPGGATGREFADYVIETMNSDDLESRWLSYTGKGI
- a CDS encoding DUF460 domain-containing protein — encoded protein: MENRIFGVDIASGSPRSRSQPSYALFVIEGESSYCYEMVSRQKLIRFIREKKPDIIAVDNIFELASDRNELTALMRLFPPGTRIVQVTGGDHPEPLVKVARWHGIAFDRLNPMHEAEACARLAAKGIGCAVSVFENRTWIKVSRRRSPGRGGWSQNRYSRKIHGNVKLISRDIEQRLKESGLEFTMKAVEGLGGYIRCEFMVEAPRERVPVHSSSRGDVQIRVAPIPRQRLQFVPLQQRRDYLIVGMDPGTTTGIAALNLRGELVDLISARTMSSSDVIEWIAARGRPLIVATDVSPAPGAVEKIKRAFNAVLYSPGEDLAAEDKIMLARPFDYRNDHERDALAAAMSAFKKYRNKFSQVEKKVSRDVNPDEVKALVVRGYSIEKAMAELLESDEMPVASAEEPPQIPPPRPEELRLLTEQVRNLREYVEDLRAEISSKDKEISELKGQLEKLQDRAYREMKRDHEIRIRDKEIERLRNLLRAERKRMRRLRSEAKRIRKAERIEAMAGYRKLKPVPVFSKEAILSARSKWSIGRGDLILLQDPSGGGPNTADLIADLEVEAVVVLKEMPQRMMEYFMEKSLPVLSADELSIKTIDGISFVDPEMLKAAKERWAEQRRAYEAEKRAERLRSIIEEYRAERLREERLEAKRRSML
- a CDS encoding DUF166 domain-containing protein, which translates into the protein MRVGVITRGKYGERLIDTILRHTDFDVVHAAVPETLPGFIEDPDEFLRSIDLNEDVFSSDLIVMYTLHPDLTPAIARIAGERGVKALLIPGGIGRAGSIEELRSISERYNVYIEVDEICCTLEKVGVDAVDQFAEHLGRPELRVELNSGRIGRVDVVRGSPCGSTWHVARELIGKSVAEAPSLAGLACQQYPCRAVRGTPGGIHTSGDLHKNAMERALGMQSELILPKQSRPIRIRGGVVETL
- a CDS encoding RIO1 family regulatory kinase/ATPase domain-containing protein translates to MIQLAERFLSLRSEDVTLLRAIEAGMRRREWVPIEEISAISGIPASKADYYLRLLSDRKLVAHTNVPYEGYQIEFAAYDLLALHDLVRRGFVASLGDRLGVGKESVVYEALDDIPLVIKFHREGRTSFSRVRRVRDYLRDRPKVAWIYAAALAARTEFDVMRKLYPHVSVPKPIARSRHAVVMERVPGVLLTKTDLDDPAFYLNRILEEIGKAYRLGVIHADMSEYNVIVADDIIIIDWPQAVGSDHESAEELLNRDISNILKYFKRRYKIDLEPEEVIRKIKVDDGE
- the mcrC gene encoding methyl-coenzyme M reductase I operon protein C is translated as MIGRQTQVVDCRESMGLAKGGGLAQRGTLSEAARPDVIAIAMSPGRRHITKPVCEITYGLRREGIQTSVLVLEAGTGVPDSFPQASRGYGPTFGLTPKEIEQIQRHKIAVIHLGNVKSHVIYKTRDILAYVDIPAVVVSQCPVDFEDFAKEGVKTRVVMPPKSKQATMGTVVDIVTGVTRGATCGRSKLNTLAKVLNKHLAEMESKRSE